In Vitis vinifera cultivar Pinot Noir 40024 chromosome 11, ASM3070453v1, a genomic segment contains:
- the LOC100254769 gene encoding xylose isomerase: MMAGKVFLFLLCLNVVSFAVIASSPQTCPADDVSSKCGASDEWEGEFFPGIPKIKYEGPSSKNPLSYKWYNADEEILGKKMKDWMRFSVAFWHTFRGTGGDPFGAPTKFWPWEDGTDSLAMAKRRMRANFEFIEKLGVDLWCFHDRDIAPDGKTLEEANANLDEVVALAKELQGKKIHPLWGTAQLFHHPRYMHGGATSSEVAVYAYAAAQVKKAMEVTHYLGGENYVFWGGREGYQTLLNTDMGRELDHLARFLEAAAAYKKKIGFNGTLLIEPKPQEPTKHQYDWDAATTANFLRKYGLIGEFKLNIECNHATLSGHSCHHELETARLNGLLGNIDANTGDPQIGWDTDQFLTDIAEATMVMLSVVRNGGLAPGGFNFDAKLRRESTDVEDLFISHISGMDTLARGLRNVAKLIEDGSLENLVRKRYQSFDTEIGAQIEAGKADFEMLEKKAMEWGEPKVPSAKQELAEMIFQSAL; this comes from the exons ATGATGGCTGGGaaggtttttttgtttcttctttgtttaaATGTGGTCTCGTTTGCAGTG ATTGCTTCCAGTCCACAAACTTGCCCTGCTGATGATGTTAGTAGCAAATGTGGTGCTTCAGATGAATGGGAAGGGGAATTTTTCCCCGGGATTCCCAAAATTAAATATGAG GGTCCTTCAAGCAAGAATCCTCTTTCATACAAGTGGTATAATGCAGATGAGGAAATTCTTGGGAAGAAAATGAAG GATTGGATGAGATTCAGTGTTGCATTTTGGCACACATTCCGTGGAACCGGAGGTGATCCATTTGGTGCACCTACAAAGTTTTGGCCATGGGAAGATGGTACTGATTCATTGGCTATGGCCAAGAGAAGAA TGAGAGCCAACTTTGAGTTCATTGAAAAGCTTGGAGTCGATCTATGGTGCTTCCATGACAGGGATATAGCCCCTGATGGTAAAACCCTGGAG GAAGCTAATGCAAACTTGGATGAAGTGGTCGCCCTAGCTAAAGAGCTTCAG GGAAAAAAGATCCATCCTTTGTGGGGTACAGCTCAGTTGTTCCATCATCCTCGCTATATGCATGGTGGTGCTACTAG CTCTGAAGTTGCTGTGTATGCTTATGCTGCCGCTCAAGTCAAGAAAGCCATGGAG GTTACACATTATTTAGGTGGAGAAAACTATGTTTTCTGGGGTGGTCGAGAAGGTTATCAAACTCTATTGAACACAGATATGGGAAGAGAGCTTGATCATTTG GCAAGGTTTCTTGAAGCTGCTGCTGCATATAAGAAGAAGATTGGGTTTAATG GGACTCTTTTGATTGAACCCAAGCCTCAAGAACCTACAAAACACCA GTATGACTGGGATGCTGCAACCACCGCTAATTTCTTACGAAAATATGGTCTTATAG GGGAATTTAAGCTCAACATTGAATGCAACCATGCAACCCTATCTGGTCACAG CTGTCATCATGAGCTTGAGACTGCAAGACTCAATGGTTTACTGGGAAATATTGATGCTAACACTGGCGACCCTCAAATTG GTTGGGACACAGATCAGTTCCTTACAGATATAGCTGAGGCAACCATGGTTATGCTCAGTGTGGTCCGAAAT GGAGGGCTGGCCCCTGGAGGATTCAACTTTGATGCCAAATT gCGAAGGGAGAGCACTGATGTTGAGGATCTCTTCATTTCTCACATTAGTGGAATGGACACCCTGGCCCGTGGTCTCCGAAATGTTGCTAAATTAATTGAG GATGGCTCTTTGGAGAATCTTGTTCGCAAGCGATATCAGAGTTTTGACACTGAAATCGGGGCTCAAATAGAG GCTGGTAAGGCTGATTTTGAAATGCTAGAGAAGAAAGCCATGGAATGGGGAGAGCCAAAGGTTCCTTCTGCGAAGCAG GAACTTGCGGAGATGATATTCCAATCTGCACTGTAG